One genomic segment of Ignavibacteriales bacterium includes these proteins:
- a CDS encoding ATP-binding protein, with protein MSTTSLPTQYAPAERAADDVLDRQIDYFKSIPLQCEVLNAVPGIVVMLNGNRQIVFANFALNNLVESHNDNSPLGKRPGEVLHCMHALESEGGCGTTEFCRTCGAVRAILTSQKGNANVQECLITRIGDLNPLELSISATPFSFHEELFTIFTVTDISHEKRRRALERIFFHDVLNTASGLSVNLEMFEEASPEEEEEFKSTMGILTRKLIDEIKAQRELAAAEINEIIVTPTTIDSLNFIQEYCEIYRHLTVSENLKIQIDSNAARVLFTSDATLLGRVLGNMIKNALEASQQEKTVSVGCIQQTGHVEFWVHNSTFMPRNVQLQIFQRSFSTKGSNRGLGTYSMKLLGERFLHGKVDFSTSPEEGTTFRLIVPFELHADKIAA; from the coding sequence ATGAGTACCACTTCATTACCGACTCAATATGCCCCTGCAGAACGAGCAGCCGATGATGTTCTCGACCGACAAATTGATTATTTCAAAAGCATTCCGTTGCAATGCGAAGTGCTGAATGCTGTACCGGGCATTGTCGTTATGCTGAATGGAAATCGGCAGATTGTCTTTGCAAATTTCGCGCTGAACAATTTAGTAGAGTCGCACAATGATAATTCTCCTCTGGGGAAACGACCAGGCGAGGTATTGCATTGTATGCATGCCTTAGAGAGTGAAGGCGGCTGCGGCACAACGGAATTCTGTCGTACGTGCGGTGCAGTACGGGCCATTCTGACAAGTCAGAAAGGTAATGCGAACGTGCAGGAATGTTTGATTACACGAATCGGCGATTTAAATCCGCTGGAACTAAGCATCTCGGCAACACCTTTTTCATTCCATGAGGAGCTGTTTACTATTTTTACTGTCACAGATATCAGCCACGAAAAACGTCGTCGTGCACTTGAACGTATTTTCTTCCATGATGTTTTAAATACCGCAAGCGGATTGAGCGTGAACTTGGAAATGTTTGAAGAGGCAAGCCCGGAAGAAGAGGAAGAGTTTAAAAGCACAATGGGAATTCTCACACGCAAGCTTATCGATGAGATTAAGGCACAACGCGAACTTGCCGCTGCGGAAATTAATGAAATAATCGTGACACCGACAACAATTGATTCGCTCAATTTTATACAAGAGTATTGTGAGATTTACCGACATCTCACCGTTTCAGAAAACCTGAAAATTCAAATCGATTCAAATGCTGCGCGAGTTTTATTCACATCCGATGCAACATTACTGGGACGTGTATTGGGAAACATGATTAAAAACGCGCTGGAAGCATCTCAACAAGAGAAGACTGTTAGTGTCGGATGTATTCAACAAACCGGGCACGTAGAGTTTTGGGTACATAATTCAACATTTATGCCGCGGAATGTACAATTACAAATATTCCAGCGTTCTTTTTCCACGAAAGGCTCGAACCGCGGACTCGGCACCTACAGCATGAAATTATTAGGCGAGCGATTTCTTCATGGCAAAGTTGACTTCTCGACATCACCGGAAGAAGGAACGACATTCCGATTGATAGTACCGTTCGAGCTTCATGCTGATAAGATTGCTGCATAG
- a CDS encoding fused MFS/spermidine synthase: MNRKPGSKLLSGLLFSKTDSNFSRSKQLSLFYIGFSSILSQILLVREFLVSFYGNELSIGIIFACWLVWIGLGSAFGNFVVNHNRNVSRLFLVGIAVTPLVTFVQILAVKFVRVFLPTTTGEFLSMLDLFGFSFVVLSIGCFLWGMLFTLGAKSLTSENDELWLGVNKAYVLESFGSVVGGLLFSFVFAVLFSTLQIVFLIVVIAWGEVFWIMVSPKKWFIMLSLAVIIIVFVVVARPIRSLENTINSYQWSFINSKLTFVRSIDTKYQNLSLLYLDNQSTVFADGRPAYNIPNAYDAELFTHPVMIHHSDAKRVLVLGGGFNGVLKEVLRYSVHEVQYVEIDPALLPFVEPVMNIQDQQALHDSRVHFMNVDGRELLRRKQHSFDVILMNVGEPSTASLNRFYTVEFFQLCYQSLNGNGIFAFSFPSSTEYLADELKNLNASLYQTFNHVFTNSLIVPGTHAVLMGTTSSTPLISQPDSLAHRYTAAGISAEYFSKYMFAELMPPDRINFITNTLESAKNVRMNTDDNPVTYYYDLLLWNKFLHGSNRFLTSMTRYWIYAAGGAGSGLLLLLFLLRWRQPEKQKQTALAAITTICGMTGMALNLLFLLNFQEAFGSIYEMVGAMIAANMLGLALGTQIASRASRQYNQKALLLAVLITLMSVVLFLPKLLDFLLLVQLIPITLFVTIVSGGLIGMLFGIANRLYLHRSSNVGSMYAFDVFGSSIGALTTCSVLLPVLGIEEVAVFLSLLLLSAVLTVLLLRKQV, from the coding sequence ATGAATCGAAAGCCCGGGAGTAAATTACTCAGCGGGCTTTTGTTCTCTAAAACAGATTCAAATTTTTCACGCTCAAAACAACTATCCCTTTTTTATATAGGCTTCAGTTCTATCCTCTCGCAGATTCTTCTCGTCCGGGAATTCCTTGTCAGCTTCTATGGCAACGAATTAAGCATCGGAATCATCTTCGCGTGCTGGTTGGTGTGGATCGGTCTCGGGAGTGCATTCGGAAATTTTGTAGTCAATCACAACCGAAATGTCTCCCGCCTCTTTCTCGTTGGTATTGCTGTAACGCCGCTCGTAACGTTTGTGCAAATTCTCGCGGTAAAATTTGTTCGTGTATTTCTCCCCACAACTACCGGTGAATTTCTTTCAATGCTTGATCTGTTTGGATTTTCATTTGTTGTTCTTAGTATCGGATGTTTTTTATGGGGAATGCTTTTCACGCTTGGCGCAAAGTCATTGACTTCAGAAAACGATGAACTCTGGCTTGGTGTGAACAAAGCGTATGTGCTTGAATCATTCGGAAGTGTTGTTGGCGGATTATTGTTTTCTTTCGTTTTTGCGGTACTGTTTTCGACGCTGCAAATTGTCTTTCTTATTGTTGTCATTGCCTGGGGCGAAGTGTTTTGGATTATGGTCTCTCCAAAAAAATGGTTCATAATGCTTTCCTTAGCCGTCATCATCATCGTATTCGTTGTTGTAGCCCGGCCTATTCGTTCGCTGGAAAATACAATTAATTCATATCAGTGGTCGTTCATAAACAGTAAGCTAACATTTGTCCGTTCTATTGACACGAAATATCAAAATCTCTCTCTATTGTACCTGGATAACCAGTCTACCGTCTTTGCCGACGGTAGACCCGCATATAACATTCCTAATGCGTACGATGCCGAACTCTTTACCCATCCAGTCATGATTCATCATTCCGATGCAAAGCGTGTGCTTGTTCTGGGCGGAGGATTCAATGGAGTGTTGAAGGAAGTCTTACGCTATTCGGTTCATGAGGTGCAATATGTTGAGATCGATCCCGCTCTTCTTCCGTTCGTCGAACCGGTCATGAATATTCAAGATCAACAAGCACTGCACGATTCGCGAGTGCACTTCATGAATGTGGATGGACGAGAACTGCTGCGCCGCAAACAGCATTCCTTCGATGTTATTTTAATGAATGTTGGTGAACCATCGACGGCAAGCTTAAATCGATTCTATACAGTGGAATTCTTTCAGCTCTGTTATCAATCACTCAATGGGAACGGTATTTTCGCTTTTTCATTTCCATCATCAACTGAATATCTTGCGGATGAATTAAAAAACTTGAACGCTTCTCTTTACCAAACATTTAACCATGTGTTCACGAACTCATTGATTGTTCCTGGAACACATGCAGTGCTCATGGGAACGACCAGCAGTACGCCGTTAATTTCGCAGCCGGATTCTCTTGCGCACCGTTATACCGCCGCTGGAATTTCTGCCGAATACTTTTCCAAATATATGTTTGCTGAATTGATGCCGCCGGACAGAATAAATTTTATTACAAACACCTTGGAATCCGCAAAGAATGTACGAATGAACACCGACGACAATCCTGTGACATATTATTATGATCTCTTACTTTGGAATAAATTTCTGCATGGAAGCAACCGGTTCCTTACATCCATGACGCGTTATTGGATTTATGCTGCCGGCGGTGCTGGTTCTGGACTCTTGCTGCTGCTCTTTCTTTTACGATGGAGACAACCGGAGAAACAAAAACAAACCGCACTTGCTGCAATCACGACGATCTGTGGAATGACCGGTATGGCACTGAATCTTCTTTTCTTGTTAAACTTTCAGGAAGCATTCGGCTCAATCTATGAGATGGTTGGTGCTATGATCGCTGCAAACATGCTTGGTTTGGCATTAGGTACACAGATTGCTTCGCGGGCGAGCAGGCAATATAACCAGAAGGCCCTCTTGCTCGCGGTGCTGATAACACTCATGAGTGTTGTACTTTTCTTGCCAAAACTATTGGACTTCTTATTGCTTGTACAACTCATTCCTATCACACTCTTCGTTACGATAGTGAGCGGAGGATTGATCGGAATGCTTTTTGGGATTGCGAATCGATTATATCTTCACCGTTCGTCAAATGTAGGAAGTATGTACGCGTTTGATGTGTTCGGCTCGTCCATCGGCGCATTAACGACATGTTCCGTGCTGCTGCCTGTGTTAGGAATTGAAGAGGTAGCCGTCTTTCTATCTCTCTTGCTGCTCTCTGCTGTGCTAACGGTGTTGTTGCTTCGCAAACAAGTATGA